In a genomic window of Rhododendron vialii isolate Sample 1 chromosome 12a, ASM3025357v1:
- the LOC131310235 gene encoding probable polygalacturonase At1g80170 isoform X1 yields MKQPYRATNSNKNMEKILCVSFVGLLIIGAQGAAETLSDDIAVLRELESLDVEEGDDVELFDNPSLTSEKGSKVLVNVDGFGAVGDGVSDDTQAFGKAWKLACNTSNSVFLVPKGRRYLVNATRFRGPCSNNFIVQIEGTIVAPDEPKNWDPKNPRIWLDFFNLTGVLFQGGGVIDGSGSKWWAASCKRNKSNPCVGAPTAFTIDSSSAIKVKGLTIQNSQQMHFIVSRSRSVRLSDVQISAPGDSPNTDGIHITASTNVLLENCKIGTGDDCISIVSGSSNIKMKTIYCGPGHGISIGSLGKGNSTDMVTKVDLDTAFLKDTTNGLRIKTWQGGSGYVHSVRYQNVRMENVSYPIIIDQFYCDSPTTCQNQTSALEISKILYRNISGTSKTEIAMKFACSDTVPCKQLILNNIYLEKKDAMVKTHCNSVTGFWYGYVWPLAECLTSSDKDSIIKQTEEVDLAAQSRENLIHTEL; encoded by the exons ATGAAGCAACCTTATCGAGCCACCAATAGCAATAAAAACATGGAAAAAATCTTATGTGTTTCGTTCGTAGGTTTGCTGATCATAGGGGCTCAGGGAGCTGCAGAAACGTTGTCGGACGACATTGCTGTTCTTCGAGAGCTTGAAAGCTTGGATGTAGAAGAAGGAGATGATGTAGAGCTTTTCGACAACCCGTCGTTGACGAGTGAAAAGGGTAGCAAGGTTCTTGTGAATGTAGATGGTTTTGGAGCTGTGGGAGATGGAGTTTCTGATGATACCCAG GCCTTCGGGAAGGCATGGAAGCTGGCTTGCAACACATCAAATTCAGTTTTCTTGGTTCCCAAAGGACGCCGTTACCTAGTCAATGCCACAAGATTCCGGGGGCCTTGTTCTAACAACTTTATAGTCCAG ATCGAAGGAACGATTGTAGCGCCAGATGAGCCAAAAAACTGGGATCCGAAAAACCCGCGAATTTGGCTTGATTTTTTCAATCTGACTGGTGTCCTTTTCCAAGGGGGTGGAGTTATTGATGGCTCAGGAAGCAAATGGTGGGCAGCATCATGCAAAAGGAACAAGTCAAat CCTTGCGTAGGCGCGCCAACC GCATTTACCATAGATTCGAGTTCAGCTATTAAGGTGAAAGGCCTTACTATCCAAAACAGCCAACAGATGCATTTCATCGTTTCCCGTTCTCGATCTGTTCGCTTGTCTGATGTACAAATTTCTGCTCCAGGCGACAGCCCGAACACAGATGGAATCCATATAACTGCATCAACAAACGTACTTCTTGAGAACTGTAAAATTGGAACAG GGGACGATTGCATTTCAATTGTCAGTGGTAGCTCAAATATCAAGATGAAGACAATCTATTGTGGACCTGGTCACGGAATCAG CATAGGAAGCCTTGGGAAGGGCAACTCTACAGACATGGTAACGAAGGTGGACTTGGATACAGCATTCCTCAAGGACACTACCAATGGCCTCAGGATTAAGACTTGGCAG GGAGGATCCGGTTACGTTCATTCTGTGCGTTACCAGAATGTGAGGATGGAGAATGTTTCATATCCCATTATCATAGACCAATTCTACTGTGATTCCCCAACTACTTGTCAAAACCAG aCATCGGCTCTGGAAATAAGTAAAATCTTGTATCGGAACATAAGTGGGACATCGAAGACTGAAATTGCCATGAAATTCGCATGCAGTGACACAGTTCCATGCAAACAATTAATCCTGAACAACATCTACTTGGAGAAGAAAGATGCCATGGTTAAGACACACTGCAACTCTGTCACGGGCTTTTGGTACGGATACGTGTGGCCTCTGGCTGAATGCCTAACTTCCTCTGACAAAGACTCGATAATCAAGCAGACCGAAGAGGTTGATCTCGCGGCACAGAGTAGAGAGAACCTCATTCACACTGAGCTCTGA
- the LOC131310235 gene encoding probable polygalacturonase At1g80170 isoform X3 yields the protein MKQPYRATNSNKNMEKILCVSFVGLLIIGAQGAAETLSDDIAVLRELESLDVEEGDDVELFDNPSLTSEKGSKVLVNVDGFGAVGDGVSDDTQAFGKAWKLACNTSNSVFLVPKGRRYLVNATRFRGPCSNNFIVQIEGTIVAPDEPKNWDPKNPRIWLDFFNLTGVLFQGGGVIDGSGSKWWAASCKRNKSNPCVGAPTVSFSPLVFLNLILEQVIQWLHEELLVSDSPNTDGIHITASTNVLLENCKIGTGDDCISIVSGSSNIKMKTIYCGPGHGISIGSLGKGNSTDMVTKVDLDTAFLKDTTNGLRIKTWQGGSGYVHSVRYQNVRMENVSYPIIIDQFYCDSPTTCQNQTSALEISKILYRNISGTSKTEIAMKFACSDTVPCKQLILNNIYLEKKDAMVKTHCNSVTGFWYGYVWPLAECLTSSDKDSIIKQTEEVDLAAQSRENLIHTEL from the exons ATGAAGCAACCTTATCGAGCCACCAATAGCAATAAAAACATGGAAAAAATCTTATGTGTTTCGTTCGTAGGTTTGCTGATCATAGGGGCTCAGGGAGCTGCAGAAACGTTGTCGGACGACATTGCTGTTCTTCGAGAGCTTGAAAGCTTGGATGTAGAAGAAGGAGATGATGTAGAGCTTTTCGACAACCCGTCGTTGACGAGTGAAAAGGGTAGCAAGGTTCTTGTGAATGTAGATGGTTTTGGAGCTGTGGGAGATGGAGTTTCTGATGATACCCAG GCCTTCGGGAAGGCATGGAAGCTGGCTTGCAACACATCAAATTCAGTTTTCTTGGTTCCCAAAGGACGCCGTTACCTAGTCAATGCCACAAGATTCCGGGGGCCTTGTTCTAACAACTTTATAGTCCAG ATCGAAGGAACGATTGTAGCGCCAGATGAGCCAAAAAACTGGGATCCGAAAAACCCGCGAATTTGGCTTGATTTTTTCAATCTGACTGGTGTCCTTTTCCAAGGGGGTGGAGTTATTGATGGCTCAGGAAGCAAATGGTGGGCAGCATCATGCAAAAGGAACAAGTCAAat CCTTGCGTAGGCGCGCCAACCGTAAGTTTCTCCCCCTTGGTTTTCTTGAATCTAATACTAGAACAAGTCATCCAATGGTTACATGAGGAATTACTAGTAA GCGACAGCCCGAACACAGATGGAATCCATATAACTGCATCAACAAACGTACTTCTTGAGAACTGTAAAATTGGAACAG GGGACGATTGCATTTCAATTGTCAGTGGTAGCTCAAATATCAAGATGAAGACAATCTATTGTGGACCTGGTCACGGAATCAG CATAGGAAGCCTTGGGAAGGGCAACTCTACAGACATGGTAACGAAGGTGGACTTGGATACAGCATTCCTCAAGGACACTACCAATGGCCTCAGGATTAAGACTTGGCAG GGAGGATCCGGTTACGTTCATTCTGTGCGTTACCAGAATGTGAGGATGGAGAATGTTTCATATCCCATTATCATAGACCAATTCTACTGTGATTCCCCAACTACTTGTCAAAACCAG aCATCGGCTCTGGAAATAAGTAAAATCTTGTATCGGAACATAAGTGGGACATCGAAGACTGAAATTGCCATGAAATTCGCATGCAGTGACACAGTTCCATGCAAACAATTAATCCTGAACAACATCTACTTGGAGAAGAAAGATGCCATGGTTAAGACACACTGCAACTCTGTCACGGGCTTTTGGTACGGATACGTGTGGCCTCTGGCTGAATGCCTAACTTCCTCTGACAAAGACTCGATAATCAAGCAGACCGAAGAGGTTGATCTCGCGGCACAGAGTAGAGAGAACCTCATTCACACTGAGCTCTGA
- the LOC131310235 gene encoding probable polygalacturonase At1g80170 isoform X2, which yields MGRNLGLVLWALFSILGLLIIGAQGAAETLSDDIAVLRELESLDVEEGDDVELFDNPSLTSEKGSKVLVNVDGFGAVGDGVSDDTQAFGKAWKLACNTSNSVFLVPKGRRYLVNATRFRGPCSNNFIVQIEGTIVAPDEPKNWDPKNPRIWLDFFNLTGVLFQGGGVIDGSGSKWWAASCKRNKSNPCVGAPTAFTIDSSSAIKVKGLTIQNSQQMHFIVSRSRSVRLSDVQISAPGDSPNTDGIHITASTNVLLENCKIGTGDDCISIVSGSSNIKMKTIYCGPGHGISIGSLGKGNSTDMVTKVDLDTAFLKDTTNGLRIKTWQGGSGYVHSVRYQNVRMENVSYPIIIDQFYCDSPTTCQNQTSALEISKILYRNISGTSKTEIAMKFACSDTVPCKQLILNNIYLEKKDAMVKTHCNSVTGFWYGYVWPLAECLTSSDKDSIIKQTEEVDLAAQSRENLIHTEL from the exons GTTTGCTGATCATAGGGGCTCAGGGAGCTGCAGAAACGTTGTCGGACGACATTGCTGTTCTTCGAGAGCTTGAAAGCTTGGATGTAGAAGAAGGAGATGATGTAGAGCTTTTCGACAACCCGTCGTTGACGAGTGAAAAGGGTAGCAAGGTTCTTGTGAATGTAGATGGTTTTGGAGCTGTGGGAGATGGAGTTTCTGATGATACCCAG GCCTTCGGGAAGGCATGGAAGCTGGCTTGCAACACATCAAATTCAGTTTTCTTGGTTCCCAAAGGACGCCGTTACCTAGTCAATGCCACAAGATTCCGGGGGCCTTGTTCTAACAACTTTATAGTCCAG ATCGAAGGAACGATTGTAGCGCCAGATGAGCCAAAAAACTGGGATCCGAAAAACCCGCGAATTTGGCTTGATTTTTTCAATCTGACTGGTGTCCTTTTCCAAGGGGGTGGAGTTATTGATGGCTCAGGAAGCAAATGGTGGGCAGCATCATGCAAAAGGAACAAGTCAAat CCTTGCGTAGGCGCGCCAACC GCATTTACCATAGATTCGAGTTCAGCTATTAAGGTGAAAGGCCTTACTATCCAAAACAGCCAACAGATGCATTTCATCGTTTCCCGTTCTCGATCTGTTCGCTTGTCTGATGTACAAATTTCTGCTCCAGGCGACAGCCCGAACACAGATGGAATCCATATAACTGCATCAACAAACGTACTTCTTGAGAACTGTAAAATTGGAACAG GGGACGATTGCATTTCAATTGTCAGTGGTAGCTCAAATATCAAGATGAAGACAATCTATTGTGGACCTGGTCACGGAATCAG CATAGGAAGCCTTGGGAAGGGCAACTCTACAGACATGGTAACGAAGGTGGACTTGGATACAGCATTCCTCAAGGACACTACCAATGGCCTCAGGATTAAGACTTGGCAG GGAGGATCCGGTTACGTTCATTCTGTGCGTTACCAGAATGTGAGGATGGAGAATGTTTCATATCCCATTATCATAGACCAATTCTACTGTGATTCCCCAACTACTTGTCAAAACCAG aCATCGGCTCTGGAAATAAGTAAAATCTTGTATCGGAACATAAGTGGGACATCGAAGACTGAAATTGCCATGAAATTCGCATGCAGTGACACAGTTCCATGCAAACAATTAATCCTGAACAACATCTACTTGGAGAAGAAAGATGCCATGGTTAAGACACACTGCAACTCTGTCACGGGCTTTTGGTACGGATACGTGTGGCCTCTGGCTGAATGCCTAACTTCCTCTGACAAAGACTCGATAATCAAGCAGACCGAAGAGGTTGATCTCGCGGCACAGAGTAGAGAGAACCTCATTCACACTGAGCTCTGA